One genomic region from Haloterrigena gelatinilytica encodes:
- a CDS encoding GNAT family N-acetyltransferase: MVLDSVSDFGLEIRRATHDDYAAVADFTGDIWPDRGGDYIPRVYHEWLEDEPGQGKKTFLAEVDGEPAGIVQGVMLTDDEAWFQSLRVAADYRRRGVSRRLNEATFEWARERGATVGRVMIFSWNAASFGAARTSGFEPLTEFRFAHPDPDPDAAADLEAAVDDAYRVSSDPTAAWRYWTHSDAREHLDGLAMAPEESWAVRELTRADLEADETAVFAVEGPDGLAGMAYRSRTYEREVDGDSSDDETGTESETWAEYGVGAWESVDAARALFAAIARDAADLGADETRVLIPETPRHVTDVPYAGADISEEPDFVLGIDLTGE, from the coding sequence ATGGTACTCGACTCAGTCTCCGATTTCGGCCTCGAGATCCGACGGGCGACCCACGACGACTACGCGGCCGTGGCCGACTTCACGGGCGATATCTGGCCGGACCGCGGCGGCGACTACATCCCGCGGGTCTACCACGAGTGGCTCGAGGACGAGCCCGGACAGGGGAAGAAGACGTTCCTCGCGGAGGTCGACGGCGAACCGGCGGGCATCGTGCAGGGCGTCATGCTCACCGACGACGAGGCCTGGTTCCAGAGCCTGCGCGTCGCGGCTGACTATCGGCGACGAGGCGTCAGCCGGCGACTCAACGAGGCGACCTTCGAGTGGGCCCGCGAGCGGGGTGCGACGGTCGGCCGGGTGATGATCTTCTCGTGGAACGCCGCCTCCTTCGGCGCCGCGCGGACCAGCGGCTTCGAGCCGCTCACCGAGTTCCGCTTCGCGCATCCGGACCCCGATCCCGACGCCGCCGCGGACCTCGAGGCCGCGGTCGACGACGCCTACCGCGTCTCGAGCGATCCCACCGCGGCGTGGCGCTACTGGACTCACAGCGACGCGCGCGAGCACCTCGACGGCCTCGCGATGGCCCCCGAGGAGTCGTGGGCCGTCCGGGAACTGACGCGCGCGGACCTCGAAGCCGACGAGACGGCCGTCTTCGCCGTCGAGGGTCCCGACGGGCTGGCCGGAATGGCGTATCGGTCGCGGACGTACGAGCGCGAAGTCGACGGCGACTCGAGCGACGACGAGACCGGAACGGAATCCGAGACGTGGGCCGAATACGGCGTCGGCGCGTGGGAGAGCGTCGACGCCGCCCGCGCGCTGTTCGCGGCGATCGCCCGCGACGCCGCCGATCTCGGGGCCGACGAAACGCGCGTGCTGATCCCCGAGACGCCCCGTCACGTCACCGACGTGCCCTACGCCGGTGCCGACATCTCCGAGGAGCCGGACTTCGTGCTCGGGATCGACCTGACGGGCGAGTGA
- a CDS encoding potassium transporter TrkA has protein sequence MTPGGSLPVEILLGIYLGLLTGIVPAFVAGSLGFLVRYFTGVTLPGFGVVVLALSIASVQGGLLGLIEPTIAQSPRLLVAVLVVLMLALYAHNQGDKLGAELPRRLSLTSIRQRTLSTDVVELVGTVGRVTVRPTGEIHDMEGYPLLSPDLRRSLKTDSWRLPADLPLSELESRLEERLRTDHDLADVTVTIDERARATITAAPPSGGLSKRIPDGRRAVSIATLVPTGLARGDEVSIRAGDRTVSGTVLSARTEIDDERATAADEPPADDETPVPDGGDAAADAVPAPKPSAASAGGVGRVTVAVARRDVKALLEAETPKLVVRSRGTSREFEAFALVRRAGHAIRRLTVGSSADADARDAANVTVLAARRQGSETGGRRSGWVFAPGIERSLEPGDEVFVAGPEAATDEFVEAVAR, from the coding sequence ATGACGCCCGGCGGAAGTCTCCCGGTCGAAATCCTGCTCGGCATCTACCTCGGTCTCCTGACGGGCATCGTCCCCGCGTTCGTCGCCGGTTCGCTCGGCTTTCTCGTCCGCTACTTCACCGGCGTGACGCTGCCAGGCTTCGGTGTCGTCGTCCTCGCGCTCTCGATCGCCAGCGTGCAGGGCGGCCTGCTCGGTCTCATCGAGCCCACTATCGCCCAGTCGCCGCGGCTGCTGGTCGCCGTCCTCGTCGTCCTCATGCTCGCGCTCTACGCCCACAACCAGGGCGACAAGCTCGGCGCAGAACTCCCTCGACGCCTCTCGCTCACCTCGATCCGCCAGCGGACGCTGTCGACCGACGTCGTCGAACTCGTCGGCACCGTGGGCCGGGTCACGGTCCGTCCGACCGGCGAGATCCACGACATGGAGGGCTACCCGCTGCTGTCGCCGGACCTCCGCCGGTCGCTGAAGACCGACTCGTGGCGACTCCCCGCTGACCTGCCGCTGTCGGAACTCGAGTCCCGCCTCGAGGAGCGGCTGCGGACCGACCACGATCTGGCCGACGTCACCGTGACGATCGACGAACGGGCCCGCGCGACGATCACCGCGGCACCGCCTTCGGGCGGACTCTCGAAGCGGATTCCCGACGGCCGCCGCGCCGTCTCGATCGCGACGCTGGTCCCGACCGGCCTCGCGCGGGGCGACGAGGTGTCGATCCGCGCCGGCGATCGAACGGTCTCCGGAACGGTCCTGAGCGCCCGGACGGAGATCGACGACGAACGCGCGACCGCGGCCGACGAGCCTCCCGCCGACGACGAGACGCCGGTCCCCGACGGCGGCGATGCGGCGGCCGACGCCGTCCCCGCTCCCAAACCGAGCGCGGCCAGCGCCGGCGGCGTCGGCCGCGTCACCGTCGCCGTCGCCCGCCGAGACGTGAAGGCGCTGCTCGAGGCCGAGACGCCGAAGTTGGTCGTCCGGTCTCGGGGGACCAGCCGGGAGTTCGAGGCCTTCGCGCTGGTCAGGCGGGCCGGGCACGCGATCCGGCGGCTCACCGTCGGCTCGAGCGCGGACGCCGACGCCCGCGACGCGGCGAACGTGACGGTGCTGGCCGCCCGCCGACAGGGCAGCGAGACCGGCGGCCGTCGCAGCGGCTGGGTGTTCGCCCCCGGCATCGAACGGTCGCTCGAGCCCGGCGACGAGGTGTTCGTCGCGGGGCCGGAGGCGGCGACCGACGAGTTCGTGGAGGCGGTCGCCAGATGA
- a CDS encoding metalloregulator ArsR/SmtB family transcription factor — MDSAALLDLLGNENRRRILRLLARKPCYVTEISDYLGVSPKAVIEHLRKLEEAGLIESRVDDQRRKYFHIARNVRLEVNVSPYGFASKSAYPASSSFDLTTCRHLSLDVAWEDADELDDLLRALEDLEQLENELSLAQRWVQGRLCDVLDRISETVGTGPESRIYADLLASIRTEPKSVGELSEDVDAPREVVADLLESMADEGVVRRTERGWELTTG; from the coding sequence ATGGACTCCGCCGCATTACTGGATTTGCTGGGGAACGAAAATCGGAGACGTATTCTCCGGTTGCTCGCCCGCAAACCCTGTTACGTCACGGAAATCTCGGATTACCTCGGCGTGAGTCCGAAGGCGGTCATCGAACACTTGCGCAAACTCGAGGAGGCGGGACTGATCGAGAGCCGAGTCGACGACCAGCGCCGGAAGTACTTTCATATCGCGCGCAACGTCCGCCTCGAGGTGAACGTCTCGCCGTACGGCTTCGCGAGCAAGAGCGCCTATCCCGCCAGCAGTAGCTTCGACTTGACGACCTGTCGCCACCTCTCGTTGGACGTCGCCTGGGAGGACGCCGACGAACTCGACGACCTCCTGCGGGCCCTCGAGGACTTAGAACAGCTCGAGAACGAGCTCTCGCTCGCCCAGCGGTGGGTGCAGGGGCGACTCTGCGACGTCCTCGATCGGATCTCCGAGACCGTCGGCACCGGTCCCGAGAGCCGAATCTACGCCGATCTACTGGCGAGCATCCGAACGGAACCGAAATCCGTCGGGGAACTCAGCGAGGACGTCGACGCGCCCCGCGAGGTCGTCGCCGACCTCCTCGAGTCGATGGCCGACGAAGGGGTCGTCCGCCGCACCGAACGCGGCTGGGAGCTGACGACGGGTTAG
- a CDS encoding DUF7347 domain-containing protein: protein MAIPTWTWTERAREGALAVAGADEQTDDRETATDPSRTADEFELLANSIRLEILLALADRETPLRYTDLRAATSTDDNGTLNYHLRRLEPYVSGGDGNGSSGNDGAGGDGGASNDGGAGYELTPRGRRLLDRLSLS from the coding sequence ATGGCGATTCCGACGTGGACGTGGACCGAACGCGCGCGGGAGGGGGCGCTGGCCGTCGCCGGCGCCGACGAGCAGACGGACGACCGCGAGACCGCGACGGATCCGTCGCGGACCGCCGACGAGTTCGAACTGCTCGCGAACTCGATCCGACTCGAGATCCTGCTGGCGCTGGCCGACCGGGAGACGCCGCTGCGCTACACCGACCTCCGGGCGGCGACGTCGACCGACGACAACGGCACGCTCAATTATCACCTGCGGCGACTCGAGCCGTACGTCTCCGGCGGCGACGGGAACGGCAGTAGCGGTAACGACGGTGCCGGCGGCGATGGCGGTGCCAGCAACGATGGCGGTGCCGGCTACGAACTGACGCCTCGCGGTCGGCGGTTGCTGGACCGACTGTCGCTCTCGTGA
- a CDS encoding YybS family protein: protein MSDRSDEVTESRDTDDLLEETESLLSGSDVEADSGTGAASTPEDRPGAGGDVGAIDDPLGSGTLQSSDEPAPSTAAPAESSRSRLGRLRDRLTPGRSPGDYFSPRAFLELVLLVGAGLVGGGMMLPFAGRMLGMLGVAFAVGLLTSKRRYLEMGAAGTAVGGVSAVLSNAVLAIAGSTQAVLAVGVTIGLVGCLLGYYFGRDLRNGLTQDIE from the coding sequence ATGAGCGACCGCTCGGACGAGGTCACCGAGAGCCGGGACACCGACGACCTCTTAGAGGAGACCGAGAGCCTGCTCTCGGGGTCGGACGTCGAGGCCGATTCCGGGACCGGAGCGGCGTCGACGCCGGAAGACCGGCCGGGAGCGGGCGGGGACGTCGGGGCGATCGACGACCCGCTCGGATCCGGCACGCTGCAGTCGTCCGACGAGCCCGCGCCGTCGACGGCCGCGCCCGCGGAGTCGTCGCGCTCGCGGCTCGGACGGTTGCGCGACCGACTCACGCCGGGGCGCTCGCCCGGCGACTACTTCTCGCCGCGGGCGTTCCTCGAGCTGGTGCTCCTCGTCGGCGCCGGGCTGGTCGGCGGCGGAATGATGCTCCCGTTCGCCGGCCGAATGCTCGGCATGCTCGGCGTCGCCTTCGCCGTCGGCCTGCTCACCTCGAAACGGCGCTACCTCGAGATGGGCGCCGCCGGGACCGCCGTCGGCGGCGTGTCGGCCGTCCTCAGCAACGCCGTCCTCGCGATCGCCGGCTCCACGCAGGCCGTCCTCGCCGTCGGCGTCACGATCGGGCTGGTCGGCTGTCTGCTCGGCTACTACTTCGGACGCGATCTGCGAAACGGGCTCACCCAGGATATCGAATAA
- the gatD gene encoding Glu-tRNA(Gln) amidotransferase subunit GatD: MNPGDRVRVDRADRTYEGVLLPSSTDDHLVVKLEGGYNVGVDRAEAEIETLEEDVYEIDGTDATGPEDDDASDEGADSEIEFDDDLPTISLLSTGGTIASTVDYRTGAVTAQFDAEDVLRAVPDLAGRANYRGRVVANILSENMEPPLWQDLARAVYEEIEAGADGVVVMHGTDTMQYSASALSFMLETPVPIVFTGSQRSADRPSSDNVMNAVSAVEAAKSDCAEVLVCMHASESDDVCALHRGTRVRKNHTSRRDAFETVGAEPLGTVDYDTEEIEFRRDYQQRGEADLELREDLADDVELLKFTPGMDPEFLDVVEGSEGLIIEGTGLGHVHTDLIPRIEELIENGTTTVMTSQCLEGRVCDRVYDTGRDLLEAGVVEAGDTLPGTAKVKLMWALEHSDDVEEAMGTSLAGEIQERSVPWE; this comes from the coding sequence ATGAATCCAGGCGATCGCGTTCGCGTCGACCGTGCGGATCGCACGTACGAAGGCGTGTTGCTCCCCTCGAGTACGGACGACCACCTCGTAGTGAAACTCGAGGGCGGCTACAACGTCGGCGTCGACCGAGCGGAAGCCGAGATCGAGACGCTCGAGGAGGACGTCTACGAGATCGACGGCACCGACGCGACGGGGCCGGAAGATGACGACGCCAGCGACGAGGGCGCCGACTCCGAGATCGAGTTCGACGACGACCTGCCGACGATCTCGCTGCTCTCGACGGGCGGAACGATCGCCTCGACGGTCGACTACCGCACGGGCGCGGTGACGGCGCAGTTCGACGCCGAGGACGTCCTGCGCGCGGTCCCCGACCTCGCCGGTCGCGCGAACTACCGTGGCCGCGTCGTCGCCAACATCCTTTCCGAGAACATGGAGCCGCCGCTGTGGCAGGACCTCGCCCGCGCCGTGTACGAAGAGATCGAGGCCGGCGCCGACGGCGTCGTCGTCATGCACGGCACCGACACGATGCAGTACTCCGCGTCGGCGCTCTCGTTCATGCTCGAGACGCCCGTGCCGATCGTCTTCACCGGCTCCCAGCGCTCGGCGGACCGGCCGTCCTCCGATAACGTGATGAACGCCGTCTCGGCCGTCGAGGCCGCCAAGAGCGACTGCGCCGAGGTGCTGGTCTGCATGCACGCCTCCGAATCGGACGACGTCTGCGCGCTCCACCGCGGCACGCGCGTCCGCAAGAACCACACCTCGCGACGGGACGCCTTCGAGACCGTCGGCGCGGAGCCGCTGGGGACCGTCGACTACGACACCGAGGAGATCGAGTTCCGCCGCGACTACCAGCAGCGCGGCGAGGCCGACCTCGAGCTCCGCGAGGACCTCGCGGACGACGTCGAACTGCTCAAGTTCACCCCCGGGATGGACCCCGAATTCCTCGACGTCGTCGAGGGCAGCGAGGGGCTGATCATCGAGGGGACCGGGCTCGGCCACGTCCACACCGATCTGATCCCCCGCATCGAGGAACTGATCGAAAACGGGACGACGACCGTCATGACGAGTCAATGTCTCGAGGGGCGGGTCTGCGACCGCGTCTACGACACGGGTCGAGACCTGCTCGAGGCCGGCGTCGTCGAGGCCGGCGACACGCTACCGGGAACGGCGAAGGTGAAACTGATGTGGGCCCTCGAGCACAGCGATGACGTCGAGGAGGCGATGGGTACGTCGCTGGCCGGCGAGATTCAGGAGCGGTCGGTTCCCTGGGAGTGA
- a CDS encoding TrkA C-terminal domain-containing protein, whose protein sequence is MTLAAAPGLEPILSQAVSTEALFDALVGIAGFALLAGGTAAGVAFVFRWYSADGIPEGVAILLGVSMVAIWLNAQSALQQVISGDAELLELSTVAFTVAAFVASAIAADGGRRLGDHLATDVFAVATPRTITEVGQLVRSAGRVVAVELPEEIADVDGYDSVEESTKTELAGHTLLFPRRLSTDDLRERLIARLERDYGIGHVDVEFGTDRTIDYLALGSRPAGIGSTLAPGTVAVAIRGDPAPDASPGDAVRIWRRDEDSLRRAAGGELRGVADDVATVAVDADDAGTLSTDEEYRLVTLPRDPGAERDLVSLLRAADETVTTLPVDAGDPLEGAAVGSLPVFVLAVDRGAAGADPLALPSSETRLEAGDVAYVLGRPDALRRIGDLERPLTADLESDADAEAGASSDADSDADSDAATDPTANDDPESVDGTPPERTRER, encoded by the coding sequence ATGACGCTGGCAGCCGCCCCCGGACTCGAACCGATCCTCTCGCAGGCGGTTTCCACGGAGGCGCTGTTCGACGCGCTCGTCGGGATCGCGGGCTTCGCGCTGCTGGCGGGCGGAACCGCCGCCGGCGTCGCCTTCGTCTTCCGCTGGTACAGCGCCGACGGGATCCCCGAAGGGGTCGCGATCTTACTCGGCGTGTCGATGGTCGCGATCTGGCTCAACGCCCAGTCGGCGCTCCAGCAGGTGATCAGCGGCGACGCGGAACTGCTCGAGCTGAGTACGGTCGCATTCACCGTCGCCGCGTTCGTCGCGAGCGCGATCGCCGCCGACGGCGGCCGGCGGCTGGGCGATCACCTCGCGACGGACGTCTTCGCCGTCGCGACGCCGCGGACGATCACCGAGGTCGGACAGCTGGTCCGATCGGCCGGCCGCGTCGTCGCCGTCGAACTCCCGGAGGAAATCGCGGACGTCGACGGCTACGACTCCGTCGAGGAGTCGACCAAGACCGAACTGGCCGGCCACACGCTGCTGTTTCCGCGCCGGCTGTCGACCGACGACCTCCGCGAGCGACTGATCGCCCGCCTCGAGCGCGACTACGGGATCGGCCACGTCGACGTCGAGTTCGGGACCGATCGGACGATCGACTACCTGGCCCTCGGGAGCCGGCCGGCGGGAATCGGGTCGACGCTCGCGCCGGGCACCGTCGCCGTCGCGATCCGCGGCGATCCGGCGCCCGACGCCAGCCCCGGCGACGCCGTCCGGATCTGGCGTCGCGACGAGGACTCGCTCCGGCGGGCCGCGGGCGGGGAACTCCGCGGGGTCGCCGACGACGTGGCCACCGTCGCCGTCGACGCCGACGACGCGGGGACGCTCTCGACCGACGAGGAGTACCGACTCGTCACGCTCCCCCGCGACCCCGGCGCCGAGCGGGACCTCGTCTCGCTGCTCCGGGCGGCCGACGAGACCGTGACCACCCTCCCCGTCGACGCGGGCGATCCGCTCGAGGGTGCAGCCGTCGGCTCGCTGCCGGTGTTCGTCCTCGCGGTCGACCGCGGCGCGGCCGGCGCCGACCCGCTCGCGCTGCCGTCGAGCGAGACGCGACTCGAGGCCGGCGACGTCGCCTACGTGCTCGGCCGCCCGGACGCCCTGCGGCGGATCGGCGATCTCGAGCGGCCGCTGACGGCCGATCTCGAGTCGGACGCTGACGCGGAGGCAGGTGCGAGTTCCGACGCGGATTCGGACGCAGACTCGGATGCGGCGACCGATCCGACCGCGAACGACGACCCGGAGTCGGTCGACGGCACCCCGCCCGAACGCACCCGGGAGCGGTAG
- a CDS encoding DUF5802 family protein: MFEVFSRSYYLGRLYVTPTDGDRALMHSEQHERINEEVYATGDGLERLDAPLVMKLESSHFPVHGDDAVPTNTLAVPEPMLEDTDVRNPPSLREVLLARRERAEQLLAWTTGLPGSDAGSGDDYPTAGT; encoded by the coding sequence ATGTTCGAGGTGTTTTCGCGGAGCTACTATCTCGGACGACTCTACGTGACCCCGACCGACGGGGACCGCGCACTCATGCACAGCGAGCAACACGAGCGGATCAACGAGGAGGTGTACGCGACCGGCGACGGTCTCGAGCGCCTCGACGCCCCGCTCGTGATGAAACTCGAGTCCAGTCACTTCCCGGTCCACGGCGACGACGCCGTGCCGACGAACACGCTCGCCGTGCCCGAACCGATGCTCGAGGACACCGACGTGCGCAACCCGCCCTCCCTGCGCGAGGTCCTGCTCGCCCGCCGCGAGCGCGCCGAGCAGTTGCTCGCGTGGACTACCGGCTTGCCCGGCTCCGACGCCGGTTCAGGCGACGACTACCCCACTGCCGGAACCTAG
- a CDS encoding NAD-binding protein codes for MAEDRSLRSRLPDNWHRVLSMRAAVVLALIVAGLSVATAIVNIGFDFVGGPLAEYVPEPVQDTAGFTGALTGFLMVGSALALRRGLRAGWWATLLLLPLTAAQGLLQSSRYSLPLVAVSLLTIPVLLFSRRRFDKSLSLSTTQIAAGFALLGVQLYGTIGAYALREDFEGITNILDAFYFTLITSSTVGYGDITPDQTSTEAMLFTMSVLVLGVASFGIAIGALVGPAIQSRITKTLGKMTDSQLELLEDHVLVLGYGELTEPIVDELAANNREFVVVTGDREAAETLTDRGLSVIRGNPSDEGPLQRAKIDRARAVLVATNHDAEDALAILTARQLAPEARIVSAATDRENTRKLEHAGADAVISPSVLGGHLLVQSALGKDESPLIEHIMGGD; via the coding sequence ATGGCCGAGGACCGGTCGCTTCGATCGCGGCTGCCCGACAACTGGCATCGGGTCCTCTCGATGCGGGCAGCCGTCGTGCTGGCACTGATCGTCGCCGGACTCTCGGTCGCGACGGCGATCGTCAACATCGGGTTCGACTTCGTCGGCGGGCCGCTCGCGGAGTACGTCCCCGAGCCCGTTCAGGATACCGCCGGCTTCACCGGCGCGCTCACCGGCTTTCTGATGGTCGGCAGCGCGCTCGCACTTCGGCGGGGGCTGCGGGCGGGGTGGTGGGCGACGCTGCTGTTGCTCCCGCTGACCGCCGCCCAAGGACTGCTCCAGTCGAGCCGGTACTCGCTGCCGCTGGTCGCCGTGTCGCTGCTGACGATTCCCGTACTGCTGTTCAGCCGCCGGCGGTTCGACAAGTCCCTCTCGCTGAGCACGACCCAGATCGCCGCCGGCTTCGCGCTGCTGGGGGTCCAGCTGTACGGCACCATCGGCGCCTACGCGCTCCGCGAGGACTTCGAGGGGATCACGAACATCCTCGACGCGTTCTACTTCACGCTGATCACCTCGAGCACGGTCGGCTACGGCGACATCACGCCGGACCAGACGTCGACGGAGGCGATGCTGTTTACCATGTCCGTGCTCGTGCTCGGCGTGGCCAGTTTCGGTATCGCCATCGGGGCGCTCGTCGGCCCGGCGATCCAATCCCGCATCACGAAGACACTCGGAAAGATGACCGACTCACAACTCGAGCTGCTCGAGGACCACGTCCTCGTGCTCGGCTACGGCGAGCTGACGGAACCGATCGTCGACGAACTCGCGGCCAACAACCGGGAGTTCGTCGTCGTGACCGGCGACCGCGAGGCCGCCGAGACGCTAACCGATCGCGGCCTGTCGGTGATACGGGGCAACCCCAGCGACGAGGGGCCGCTCCAGCGGGCGAAGATCGACCGCGCTCGCGCGGTCCTCGTCGCCACGAACCACGACGCCGAAGACGCGCTGGCGATCCTCACCGCGCGCCAACTCGCGCCCGAGGCCCGCATCGTCTCGGCCGCGACCGACCGCGAAAACACGCGAAAGCTCGAGCACGCCGGCGCGGACGCGGTGATCAGCCCGTCGGTGCTCGGCGGACACCTGCTGGTCCAGTCGGCGCTCGGCAAGGACGAGAGTCCGCTGATCGAGCACATCATGGGCGGCGACTGA
- a CDS encoding Vms1/Ankzf1 family peptidyl-tRNA hydrolase: MFDALLGRASLKERIDELEEKNERLRNRYEAESERRSEAATARQDAEERVNRLEDRIAQLEGELEQLAGDEAGLSVRRRDRLRGRRLEAVVDRLTSFRTGPEGALTAILREDEGSETLAEAFDVDLETPLGDRAALVDEAAPCVLCLDDTGLIAAALEPPAMPDRALEDDSRIAWDDRFRLEREWFLPTGRYALALVRTDLFALGTYEDGDRVDYRGFESDVKGNHSKGGFSQARFERIRDDQIDDHLERCRETLSERVDDGNRLFLAGQRGVVETLAEDAGLEPAGTAAVDATGDPKSALEDAHRSFWTAEFRAF, translated from the coding sequence ATGTTCGACGCGTTACTCGGCCGCGCCTCGCTCAAGGAGCGCATCGACGAACTCGAGGAGAAAAACGAGCGGCTGCGAAACCGGTACGAGGCCGAATCCGAGCGCCGATCGGAGGCGGCCACCGCCCGACAGGACGCCGAGGAGCGGGTCAACCGCCTCGAGGACCGCATCGCCCAGCTCGAGGGCGAACTCGAGCAACTAGCGGGCGACGAGGCCGGCCTCTCCGTTCGCCGTCGCGACCGACTGCGGGGGAGGCGACTCGAGGCGGTCGTCGACCGCCTGACGTCGTTTCGCACCGGTCCGGAGGGCGCGCTGACGGCGATCCTCCGCGAGGACGAGGGCAGCGAGACGCTCGCCGAGGCGTTCGACGTCGACCTCGAGACGCCGCTCGGCGACCGCGCCGCGCTCGTCGACGAGGCCGCCCCGTGCGTGCTCTGTCTCGACGACACCGGGCTGATCGCCGCCGCGCTCGAACCGCCGGCGATGCCCGACCGCGCCCTCGAGGACGACTCGCGGATCGCCTGGGACGACCGCTTTCGCCTCGAGCGCGAGTGGTTCCTGCCGACCGGCCGGTACGCGCTCGCGCTCGTTCGGACCGACCTGTTCGCCCTCGGCACCTACGAGGACGGCGACCGCGTCGACTACCGCGGCTTCGAGAGCGACGTCAAGGGGAACCACTCGAAGGGCGGCTTCTCGCAGGCCCGCTTCGAGCGCATCCGCGACGACCAGATCGACGACCACCTCGAGCGCTGCCGGGAGACGCTGTCCGAGCGCGTCGACGACGGGAACCGATTGTTCCTCGCCGGCCAGCGCGGCGTCGTCGAGACGCTCGCCGAGGACGCGGGCCTCGAGCCGGCCGGGACCGCCGCCGTCGACGCGACCGGCGATCCGAAATCGGCCCTCGAGGACGCCCACCGGTCGTTCTGGACGGCCGAGTTTCGGGCCTTCTGA
- a CDS encoding ubiquitin-like small modifier protein 1 translates to MATEWKLFADLAERAGDKHVTVDADAGDTVGDALEQLVADRPDLEARVLEDGDLRSQINVLRNGTNVLVEEEGLETVLEEGDELALFPPVSGG, encoded by the coding sequence ATGGCCACCGAGTGGAAGCTCTTCGCCGACCTCGCCGAACGCGCGGGCGACAAACACGTCACCGTCGACGCCGACGCCGGCGACACCGTCGGGGACGCCCTCGAGCAACTCGTCGCCGACCGGCCCGACCTCGAGGCGCGGGTCCTCGAGGACGGCGACCTGCGCTCGCAGATCAACGTGCTCCGCAACGGGACGAACGTCTTAGTCGAGGAGGAGGGCCTGGAGACGGTGCTCGAAGAGGGGGACGAGCTGGCGCTGTTCCCGCCGGTCAGCGGCGGCTAA